The sequence aacttgtctcctcagtccccagacgtctgcagactgttataaaaagaagaggggatgccacacagtggtaaacatggccttgtcccaacttttttgagatgtgttgatgccaagaaatttaaaatcaacttatttttcccttaaaactatacattttctcagtttaaacatttgatatgtcatctatgttgtattctgcataaaatattgaaatttgacacttccacatcattgcattgtttttatccacaatttgtacagtgtcccaacttttttgaatcgggtttgtataatgTACCACTGTAGAACTGCCATCCTGTTTAAAAAAGGGTTGTTATTGCGCTCCTGAAATTATTTAAAGCAACTAAAATAAAAGATAGAAAGACCTTACCTTTCTTCAATCTTACTTTTAAGCTTCCAGACACGAGACGCAGGAAGAAGTGCCATAGTTATCTTCACAGCTGTACAAATAGAAGCTTAAAATACTTTCAGTAGAAACAAATTCCTCTGATAATGTGAAACTTAAttcaattttgtcattttcttatatatatatatatatatataaagaagacAAAAGCTTCTGACAAATGCATTTCACATATCAGTATTGAAAAGATtcagtataaatatattacactCAATAATAGTTTGCATTCTGCAAGCTCACaatacaagttttattcatgttacatACTTTACAGTTTCACAGGAGTTAATGGCAAcccaaaaatttgaatatttcttattttaaccaGAAGTATTGGTCTTAAGATATATGTAGAATGCTCTAGCGGGTTTCAGCAATCAGAGTAGCTCTTTGTGTCCTTTGGAGGCTGCTTTATGGGGCTGCTATGAAGTTATGAGGCAGAGATAATCTCACTGGGTAATAAATGCCAGGGGAATGGCCTCCTCTTGAGCTTTGTCCAGTAGAGTCTCCACTGGAAATATTTTTGTGGCAGTTGGCTGGTCTTCGCTGTCTATCTTCGCTAGGTTTTATAGCTTAGACATTTTTGTCTTTCAGGCACAGATTTCGGCCAACTAAACCAACACGTACCCCTGCCAGTGGTCAGGACTATTTACGTCTGAGAACTCTGGCCTCATTGATTCTGGGTTAATTGTGCCTTTTATTGGCCAGTGCCACTCTTAGGGCCCTCACCTTGAGCACCCTAGGACTGGAATTCATGCAGCTACACAAATGCTagcaaatcaggcttcagtattaggaaaaaaaaacaatttccccATTGCATGGTAAATGCACTGCTTTTATATGCATACCAAACACGTGCGTAGCATATCCACGCCAAAATCCATTTTTGCGTATCAACACCACAAGTTATGTTTTATTTGGCATACTATTTATACGCACTTTCATGAGACTGGGTTCTACTGGAGGCTTGTTAAAAACACCTACAGTGGGCTGAGCTAATTTAACATGTTAGTGAAAaggacattaaatcatttatcAGTTTATACAGCAGGAATTATTGCAGTTAATTTGGGGTGAAAGAGACTCATCCCTTAAATATGCTGATCTGCTCTGattccttttgtgtttctctaACATTCACTAAAAGGTTAATCTTCATCAACACAAGATATTCTATTGTTCCATAGAATTTATACAAGGTACATCAATAGGGAAGgaataaatatttcttactgGTATCAGCTCACAAGGGGTGAAAGGAAATTAAGAATTGATCGTTATTTcatatctgaatatttatttCTGGGTGTTCTTacttatgaatattattattatatttttgattataacTATAGCCTGTGTAATTAGTGTAGTAATTTTGTAAGTAAATTAGTAAATTCACTCAGTCAAAGTGACAAGAAAACAAAATgccaaaagaaaacatttctgaagatAGTTCCTTTCAGCGTTGAAGTTATATAAAGCCAAATTTGCATGTAAGAATGACTCGGGTGCAGTGCTCACATtggaatatttgttttaatgtaaagtCCATCTCTACAAGTGAATATTTTAACAGAAACTGGAtttcattttattcctttttttaagaAAGTATTACAATAATGCAAGTGTACATGTTAACAATCATATAATAATGAAGATTTGTAACTTTACTAcatgtcatttatattatatgaaagaCTGCGTGCTCAGTAAGGTGTGTTtgaacatttttcacatttcGAATCCCAATGAGTAAAACAAGGGCAATAATTCAGAACTCATGAACCGTTGAGGTCTTAAGCTCTTGTTTCTTCAGTCATATGGACTTTAATTTTGGGCAGTGCTTCTTTCTGTGCATCATTGCCGTTTTGGAATGAGTGAATCTCCTGCCGCACGGAAGGCACTGGaagggtttctctccagtgtggattctctcGTGGTCTTTTAGGGCTCCTGACTGTTTGAAACTCTTCTCACAATGCGAgcacttgtaaggtttttctccagtatgGATCCTGCGGTGCACTTTCAGCTGAGTGGCTGCAGTAAAGGCTTTACCACAGTCTTTGCACAAATACTCTTTCACACCAGAATGGATTTTCAGATGGTCTTTAAAACGTATCAGCCatgcaaaactctttccacaaacAGAACACAAGTAAGGCTTCTCTTTAGTGTGAGTTTTCATGTGGGCCTTTAGGTCTTTTTCCAGAACAAACCTCTTATCGCACTGATCACACTTAAATGGCTTTTCTCCGGAGTGAAAGAGTTTATGAATTCGGAGACTATTTGACCATTTGTAACTctttccgcactgatcacatgtgaacggcttctctccagtgtgaatccgtATGTGACTCTCAAGGTgggttttagttaaaaaatacttCTCACACTGAGGACATGAGAATGGATTATCTCcactgtgaattctcatgtgacgATTGAAGTGGTCTTTACGTCCAAAACTCTTTTCACACTCAGGGCACTTGAATGGTTTCTCAATATTGTGAACCCTTAAGTGAATGTTAAGACTTCCTCGACTCGTGAAACTCTTTTCACACAGCTGACACGCaaacggcttctctccggtgtgaatcctTATGTGAATCATAAAGCATTCTTTctgtctgaaactctttccacactgaggacaTGTGAagggtttctctccggtgtgaattctcatgtgatcTTTGAGGTTTCTTTTACTTgagaagctctttccacactgatggcatgTATCATCATTCTCCTcttcaacaaactccatctttacGTCACAGCTCATGCTTATGTGGTAAGGATGAcctaatctgaaaaaaaaaaaagtaattacacaACACATTACTCCATAAACTGACATTACCTGAGCGATTGAAGAATCCACTATTAGGGTCATTGGATGTAAACTCAACCAGAGATCCCCaactcaaatttttgattttgctaatatttattctgaagaaagagaaacatgcacagtaatgaaagccaaaatattaaatgtcgtGGATGAATATTGAATGAGTAATCCACGATTTTGTAGAGggggggtcaaaatggcaattttcacctgagattcagagccaaattacaggaggGTAAATATGACTatagaaagatggcagcatcattatgttacttttacacagagattggtaggtctgttagtaaaatctgttggcCTTAGCAATCGTTGTTGAATTatgtgccaatggtgaccattccAAAATGGGCAAacagcacttttcaagttttttctccaaagtttgcaggcctgtaactcaaaaagtatgaaaaatatcttaaagtcCTTTTAGATATCAGGTCTTAACAAATTTCTCTtttggcatctttatttttaagccCCTATATGGTTCAGTTTCAGAGATAATGGAATTTCAAAATGGCTACAGGAGTAAATcgataaattgtaaatgtttttattttgtaaaaatgtaaatgtttttagatttgcaaaaataagatactttttttttttttttaagaggaatgtctgaagaacaaataatattgaaactagaaatgtaacTCGATCCTTCTGTCAGAACAACTGCACTAAACATACCTGTCTGAGTGCCATATATTCTATTTTTCCTAAGTTTGTGTGGctataactcaagaagtattaaagatctTGCaacataattttagattttaaatattaataaacttttcttttggaatccTTATTTTCAAGGTCCTGTATCATTCAGTCTCAGAGATATAGGGGTTCTCAATGAGGCTCCATATTCAGACTGTTGAATAATATCCATTTTCAGTGGTTGAAAACCAAATGTTGGTCACTTTGTATACAGCCGATACTTATTGTATTTGACAAACCATGTTagaagaataaataatgtttaaattagaattgaatcaTGCTAAAAGAGCACTATTAAAAGTGCTCTATCCCCATTTTggaatggtcaccattggcacataatgcatcgaagattgctaaagtcaacagattttactaacagcgctaccaatctctgtgtaaaagaaACATAATGATGCTGCCATCTGTCTATAGTCATTTTTACCCTCCTGTAATTTGgatctgaatctcaggtgaaaattgccattttgacccccctctacaaaatagtggattactcagtagtattaatccatgacatttaatattttggctttgtttattacacagaatctgtaccaataTCATGATAAGCATCCTGTAAATGTTGccatacacttaaaaataaaggtgctccACGGTGcaatagaagaaccttttttgtctaaatggtttcataaagaacctttaacatctgaagaaaccTTTACATTTCACGAAAAGTTCTTTCTGGCGAAAGatggttcttcagattataaacagttgagaaagagatggttctgtgaagaaccctttatttttaagagtgtatgtctttcacgctttcagtctgtttttctaaattagtaaaatgcaattttataggaggagttgaatcatgtagacaacaggttaagtaaaaatattaaaatgcaatagtgtataaatatagcaaaatgctcctctttatagttattttactATCTCACTGATGAGCTTACTGACACTTAATGGTTATTCTGAGCTAAATGTGTATAATGTTGcgatgtttacaagctttacacgatttcagcagtttgaaacactgaatgagcttttacacgAGACATTTcagtaggctctcttataaaatagcctaccttttgatgttaattcatgttcattatttactctagtagtaaagagaaagattaaatgtgttaaagcaaccgcgcctgccccattaggagcgccaaaactgtatttattgtttgaatttcattatgacttttgaataattttaaagcggATACTtcgtttattaaaaagtaacaaagcttttgcgattactggatggcaagtgcacttcaaataatgaagatCACGCATTAACAGAACAAAGCATAGACctaagatcttgtttagaagaagccatattattaatgattataaatgagaattgttaacgatattgccaatatttcACACAGCTggcagctttacctgttctagtttgttcaagttgtgcacgaaatcgACGCTGCTTTTCCTCACTTTcacttcttacgtctccgtcatgtCGATCTCTCTCACGCGGCTCACCTGAGCtgtgtttgaaactctttttccactaaaactttgatgtgcATAGTCTCAGTTTAATATGCAAACATAATAAAAGATGTGATCCCAAAACAATCAGGAAACAAGGCATTACATGCATATTTTACGTttacacatgtaaatacataggcctagtcGCCAGTggtgacctcagcaaaaacttcactcacaatttaaaaagttaatattgtgttacattttagacacaatattgtctgtttttgtgcaaTTTCACTGACAAAAATATTACCTATGAAACCCTGATAAACACACTGCAGTGTTTCCTTActgaatgaattctgaattaatcaaatgagTCAATGACTCAGCGACCCATCCATAACAACAGTCCCTGCATCCCACTGTTCACACTATCCATCCTAAACAGTATGTGAGAtcagaataagtgtgtcccaaagcatagcaTCTTGAAAAGAACATGCAGGAAGTCcctggatggtctactatttcaggtagaTTTTTGAAGTCTGGATCCATGGTTAATATTGCCCTACACAATCAAAAGTGTGTATTCTTTCTTCACCAAGAGTACTTACTTTAAGGGTgcagtataagtaggcacattgggacGCTGCAAATCATTTGCttagtttctaaatgaatcaagGAATAGGTtgaataaatgactcactcatataGACAACAATTTGCTGCAAACTATTGGcgcttttagttttatatttcgagtaaattaaattaaattaaaattaaatttatgcatttagcagacgcttttatccaaagcgacttacagtgcatggTATGGTTTCATATTTCAgtatttagttgtgtttttatatgttgaaTCAACGTATTTCTATCTAAACCTACTTTTTTTGCAAGGTCTTATTATATTCCCAATTAACTAGtctaattaatttgatatttatacaTGAATTAGATTAATCGGTATAATTGTGTAATTAGATTGAAaactttaatacagtaaaaaaaaaaaaaaaaaaacactcactaaaatcatgttaatttaCAGCCTACCATCTATTCACTATTTGAATTAAagtcttatttttcattttgctaAGAGGAGCAACTGCAAAGTTACAGAagtgaaaactgcatttaaaccaGTTTGGACCCAactaaattcatatttaattttatgtgaattgtatattgtattaaataagtCAGTAAAAACTGATTTGCTAGTAAATTAGCTTAGTCTTATAAATTGCCATCTGAAGTAAAGTTAATATAGGGAATGTTTATATGGGTAGTTTACGCACGGCATTATggttaaaattgttaaaaataaaaaaataaatagttatatcCGAACAGAAGCGTGTGGCTGGTAAACCTGATTTAAATACGGAGTGAATCCGCTAAACTCCGTGAATGAAGGCATTTTGTGATGACAATAAATCTTTACACAGAGAGACAACTGCTAGACATTAAAATCACTCAAAATACCTAAATCATGATAACAATGATTAAACTGATCTCAAAGCAACACTTACCGAGCAGTGCGCGCTGttattgttcttcttcttctactgTTGTTATTGGCGGAGAGCACAGAAGTGTAAGATGagttaccgccacctgctggactGAAGGAGGACGCGCGTCCCGGTGGATCCCGATGTTAGTGCGCATGCGCAGATGACGCGTTCGAACCGCCAAAACCCCAAAGTAAACTTCACTTTACTTTACAACTCCCTAGTCTTTGCTATTACTAAACTCAATTAAAAAGGTTTCCTTAAATTATATTAGTAACACCTGTTATTTCCCCAAAACAAGGCTACAACTCTAATTTCTTTAGTATAAGTTCTCAGTTTTACTTTTCTGACAGCTCTTTAATCAAAGGCGGTTTGTTAAAAACTGCACTGAGCCGAATGAACATGTGAGAGAAAATCACATCAAATGATTAATGGTTTCTAGAACAGAAATGATTGAGGTTAATGATTTGTGGTGAGAGAGACTCTAAAATTTACTGAATGATAAATCTTCACTGTGACAAGACATTTTATTATTCTACAGACTGATACAGGTTATATAAACAGGGAAGGAATAACGGAGCGGTGGAAGGAAATGAAGAATGGATGACATTTCACGTCTGTGAACAGAGCAAACTGAACTTTACATTTGCAACCAGGATGTAAAGAATGATTCGGGTGCAGTGAACAATCACATACTAATGAAGAGTAGTAACTTTACTACAGATTAATGTATATTATGTGAAAGACTGCATGCTCAGTAAGGTGTGCTTGAACATTTTTCACATTCGAATCACAAATAGCAGAGTAAAACAAGGGCAACATGAACCGTTGAGCTCTTAAGCTCTTGTTTCTTCAGTCATACGGACTTTAATTTTGGGCAGTGCTTCTTTCTGTGCATCATTGCAGTTTTGGAATGAGTGAATCTCCTGCCGCACGGaagggtttctctccagtgtggattctctcGTGGTCTTCTAGGGCTCCTGACTGTTTGAAACTCTTCTCACAATGCGAGCACTTGTAAGGTTTTTCACACAGAGTGGATTTTCAGATGGTCTTTAAAACTGCCCAGCCACGTAAACCTCTttccacaaacaaaacacaagtaAGGCTTCTCTTtagtgtgagttctcatgtggtcCTTTAGTTGTGATTCCAGAACAAACCTCTTATCGCACTGATCACACTTAAACGGCTGTTCTCCGGAGTGAATGATTTTATGAATTCTGAGACTATTTGACCATTTGTAACTctttccgcactgatcacatgtgaacggtttctctccagtgtgaatccgtATGTGACTGTCAAAGTTTCTTTTAGATACAAAATGTTTTCCACAGTGAGAGCACAAGAAAGGATTATCTGCGACGTGGATTCGTTTGTGaataccaaggctgcatttagttcTAAAACACTTCTCACACTGAGGACATGAGAAAGGCTTTTCttcagtgtgaactctcatgtgacgGTCGAGATGGTCTTTACTTAAAAAACCCTTTACACACAGAGCACACTTGAATGGCTTCTCGTGACTGTGAACCCTTAAGTGAGACCAAAGGTTTGCCCCATTTCTGAAAGTCTTTCCACAGTGCTTGCACACAtacggcttctctccggtgtgaacccTTATGTGACGTATAAAGCCTTGTTTACgcgtgaaactctttccacatgaGGACATGTGAagggtttctctccggtgtggattctcatgtggTCTTTGAGACTTGCTTTACACGacaagctctttccacactgatggcacgTAAAATCCTTATTCTTCTCTTTATTTAACTCTATCTTTACAACGTCACAGCTCATTGTAATGTGGCAAGCAGGACCAGGTCTGAAAAAAGCAAACCCAAAAAGTCATTGTAATACAGTCAAACATTCAGTATACTTAATCTGGTAGCATGCACAAACGTCGGCTGTCATTCGGTGCAatttttctccagaagttatgatTGATAAAAATGTCTGTACTCTTTTAAACTAAAGCGGGGCTACC is a genomic window of Cyprinus carpio isolate SPL01 chromosome B2, ASM1834038v1, whole genome shotgun sequence containing:
- the LOC109057269 gene encoding gastrula zinc finger protein XlCGF8.2DB-like yields the protein MSCDVKMEFVEEENDDTCHQCGKSFSSKRNLKDHMRIHTGEKPFTCPQCGKSFRQKECFMIHIRIHTGEKPFACQLCEKSFTSRGSLNIHLRVHNIEKPFKCPECEKSFGRKDHFNRHMRIHSGDNPFSCPQCEKYFLTKTHLESHIRIHTGEKPFTCDQCGKSYKWSNSLRIHKLFHSGEKPFKCDQCDKRFVLEKDLKAHMKTHTKEKPYLCSVCGKSFAWLIRFKDHLKIHSGVKEYLCKDCGKAFTAATQLKVHRRIHTGEKPYKCSHCEKSFKQSGALKDHERIHTGEKPFQCLPCGRRFTHSKTAMMHRKKHCPKLKSI